One window of Cataglyphis hispanica isolate Lineage 1 chromosome 12, ULB_Chis1_1.0, whole genome shotgun sequence genomic DNA carries:
- the LOC126853684 gene encoding uncharacterized protein LOC126853684, whose translation MALKILLECREKRLLRIYTVIYFFAMCFFLIAISAQECFDDGNEFCINQDDILSVDLLPGSFLFSDQYQNNISKTVTNETVDGSFDKALNQMDYHRTRMNEYLCHGYMAEEILKEVSTPRVKRRPQSLPPDNLHNFVDNVTIHDKLLADEGSSKYKNWLQKTTTLDDVYRHYAPHKKIKKKQDIREDDIDEFDGEVTGYAMQAPLPSGKVGFYRSPHEGDRSSSASEHSFHYGPSFGHHYSDFGHHSDHFFPSIHEEYYGPHEQHEEEDHKSYSKGKELSIKDFFEIALTALAFLAFGLFIIQLCMNAANNNGMMMMTTRQRSKRNALPLSLSSVSNEDLNDLSYRILRSIEAVMIAEEDSGNCLRRILCEENQYSKETNDGRRIWVPVWSLGMSWLSGRMLHRTPWSAMLDSVKASILGLGGIDCASFYSGCDLEKERIKRRRKRRK comes from the exons AtggcattaaaaattttgttagaaTGCCGTGAAAAACGTTTGTTACGAATTTACacggttatatatttttttgcaatgtgtttctttttaattgcgATATCGGCGCAAGAATGTTTCGACGACGGCAACGAATTCTGTATCAATCAAGATGATATTCTTTCCGTGGATCTTTTACCTGGATCGTTTCTGTTTAGTgatcaatatcaaaataatatttccaagACAGTGACAAATGAAACCGTGGACGGATCTTTCGATAAAGCATTAAATCAAATGGACTATCATAg aacaaGAATGAATGAGTATCTTTGTCACGGTTATATGGCGGAAGAAATCTTGAAGGAAGTGAGCACTCCTAGAGTGAAACGACGTCCCCAATCCCTGCCACCCGACAACTTACATAATTTTGTAGACAATGTTACGATTCACGATAAACTTTTGGCGGACGAAGGAAgctcgaaatataaaaattggctTCAAAA AACGACTACGTTAGACGATGTCTATCGACATTATGCGCcccacaaaaaaataaaaaagaaacaagataTTCGGGAAGATGATATTGATGAGTTCGATGGTGAAGTGACAGGGTACGCGATGCAAGCTCCTCTGCCATCTGGAAAAGTGGGTTTCTACAGATCACCTCACGAAG GTGACAGGTCGTCATCAGCGTCGGAACATTCTTTCCATTATGGACCTTCATTCGGTCATCATTATAGCGATTTTGGACACCATAGCGACCATTTCTTCCCATCTATCCACGAGGAATATTATGGACCGCATGAGCAGCACGAGGAAGAGGATCATAAGTCCTATTCCAAGGGAAAGGAGCTCTCGATCAAGGATTTCTTCGAAATCGCGCTCACCGCGCTTGCATTTTTAGCATTCGGCCTGTTTATCATTCAGCTGTGTATGAATGCCGCG AACAATAATGgcatgatgatgatgacgactAGGCAACGTTCCAAGAGAAACGCACTTCCTCTTTCCTTATCTTCCGTTAGCAACGAGGACTTGAATGACCTGTCTTATCGCATTCTCAGATCCATCGAAGCAGTCATGATCGCCGAAGAAGACTCCGGTAATTGTCTGCGTAGGATATTGTGCGAGGAGAATCAATATTCCAAGGAAACCAACGACGGACGTAGAATCTGGGTTCCCGTTTGGAG CTTGGGCATGAGCTGGTTATCAGGCAGAATGCTACACAGAACCCCATGGTCGGCAATGTTGGATTCTGTGAAAGCATCCATCCTGGGCTTGGGCGGAATTGACTGTGCCTCTTTCTACTCAGGATGTGATCTCGAGAAAGAAAGGATTAAAAGGCGTCGCAagagaaggaaataa
- the LOC126853705 gene encoding homeobox protein engrailed-1a: protein MIYHRMELCQNREKINNDVYDLCRTRSLSNENEAYPNDNERSDRSPIVNRESIEYVSDSSCEGYREFQKQQTERRNLSPIAASSAFTIDSILGRNEKRDETSRIDSSGDKEEDQEEMDDRIEGHFVRPTAIPATRPDLEGALYTHAGFPYPEGALTDSSAYSATSLASASLLYSSWFAQTKPGQLFGLQAPKPSGRRSRKPGIDRKPRQAYSAKQLERLEAEFKIDKYLSVSKRMELSKCLNLTEVQIKTWFQNRRTKWKKQLTSRLKIAQRQGLFPPTYFPTSQYPLLPYYAAPLMFGGPLSDDANSSLPTRSTVSSSDTV, encoded by the exons ATGATTTATCACAGAATGGAACTCTGTCAGAATCGCGAGAAAATAAACAATGACGTTTATGATCTTTGTCGGACGCGCTCGCTTTCGAATGAGAATGAAGCCTATCCAAACGATAATGAGCGAAGCGACAGATCACCGATTGTCAATCGGGAATCTATCGAATATGTATCAGATTCCAGTTGCGAAGGTTACAGGGAGTTTCAAAAACAGCAGACcgaaagaagaaatttatccCCGATTGCCGCGTCTAGTGCTTTCACGATCGACAGTATCCTCGGAAGAAATGAGAAGAGAGATGAAACTTCGAGAATAGATAGTTCTGGTGATAAAGAAGAGGATCAGGAAGAAATGGACGATAGGATTGAGGGACATTTCGTTAGACCAACAGCGATACCAGCCACACGTCCTG atttagAAGGAGCTTTATACACTCATGCGGGATTTCCGTATCCTGAAGGCGCTTTAACTGACTCTTCGGCATATTCCGCAACGTCACTTGCATCGGCCTCATTATTGTATAGTAGTTGGTTTGCTCAAACAAAACCTGGACAACTATTTGGCTTACAAG CACCCAAACCGAGCGGTAGAAGGTCGAGGAAACCGGGTATCGATCGAAAACCGCGTCAAGCTTATAGTGCGAAACAATTGGAAAGACTCGAGGCAGAATTTAAG ATCGATAAATATCTCAGCGTGAGCAAGCGCATGGAGTTGTCCAAGTGTCTGAATCTTACCGAGGTGCAGATCAAGACGTGGTTCCAGAATCGCCGCACGAAATGGAAGAAGCAGCTGACGTCGCGGCTGAAGATCGCCCAACGGCAGGGACTTTTCCCACCGACGTACTTTCCGACAAGCCAGTATCCTCTATTGCCGTATTACGCGGCGCCTTTGATGTTCGGAGGTCCGTTGTCGGATGACGCGAACTCTAGCTTGCCGACTCGATCCACTGTATCCTCCTCAGATACGGTCTGA
- the LOC126853607 gene encoding DNA ligase 1-like: MRPNVNSDKSVTDRSAEDVRSIIHYDHPSRHPKEQISGKNAQMEYERHLLQNAAHSSTNKSGTAPLNRHNAIYRHINDIMENRGISKNSKHEEHKSVDTSDLDLPKCRSSCVRPLWCVKLCRRKKKYTERIQKPTRRFFKRMMERSKCKKPGRAAVTSESGILHREPISHRTVPRKPKRDPKHEVDEADEVVEVADKDVHEKTKEERKKERKEKERREKKERRKWEERMPHFIDTHLVTRDEDLQISKDDVSRKPPLSLTDFTKACCYLCAQNTLAIATASAKPEQFHKSIQVLDHKFHTDARSTHDKSCGTILRTIQSSIKVRTREIGTFCPSTTVVQCRETEPKLKKRKKFNMFLGLTRTKCPARRHVCEANKFTPVKCDDNAKKRVPRNEKCCRDKNI, encoded by the exons ATGCGTCCGAATGTGAATTCGGATAAATCTGTAACAGATCGATCCGCAGAGGACGTTCGATCGATCATCCATTACGATCATCCATCACGACATCCTAAGGAACAAATATCTGGCAAAAATGCACAAATGGAATACGAAAggcatttattacaaaatgctGCCCATTCCTCAACAAATAAATCTGGCA CGGCACCGTTAAATCGACATAACGCCATTTATCGTCATATCAATGACATAATGGAAAATCGGGGCATCTCAAAAAATTCCAAGCACGAGGAACACAAAAGTGTCGACACATCTGATCTCGATTTACCTAAGTGCCGATCATCCTGTGTTAGGCCTTTATGGTGCGTAAAATTGTGCCGtaggaagaaaaaatataccgaACGCATTCAAAAGCCAACGAGACGGTTTTTTAAGCGAATGATGGAGCGAAGCAAGTGCAAAAAACCAGGCCGCGCAGCGGTTACCAGTGAATCAGGTATTCTGCACCGAGAACCGATAAGCCACCGGACTGTTCCGAGAAAACCCAAGAGAGATCCTAAACATGAAGTGGATGAAGCGGATGAAGTGGTGGAAGTTGCCGATAAGGATGTCCATGAGAAAACCAAGGAGGAGAGGAAAaaggagaggaaagaaaaggaaagaagggagaagaaagaaagacgtAAGTGGGAAGAGCGAATGCCGCATTTTATCGATACGCACTTGGTAACGCGCGACGAGGACCTACAGATCTCCAAGGATGACGTCTCCAGGAAACCGCCTTTATCGCTCACCGACTTCACAAAGGCCTGCTGTTACTTGTGCGCGCAGAATACGCTGGCGATCGCAACCGCCAGCGCCAAACCCGAGCAGTTCCACAAGTCTATCCAAGTTTTAGATCATAAATTTCACACGGACGCACGCTCAACGCACGATAAGAGCTGCGGTACGATACTGCGCACCATACAGTCGTCCATCAAAGTGAGGACACGCGAGATCGGTACATTCTGTCCCAGTACGACTGTGGTACAGTGCAGAGAAACGGAGCCGAAGTTGAAAAAGCGCAAGAAGTTCAACATGTTCCTGGGGTTGACGCGGACGAAATGCCCGGCCAGACGGCATGTCTGTGAGGCTAATAAATTCACGCCCGTTAAATGCGATGATAACGCGAAGAAACGCGTGCCAAGAAACGAAAAGTGTTGCAGGGACAAGaatatttga